From the Theobroma cacao cultivar B97-61/B2 chromosome 2, Criollo_cocoa_genome_V2, whole genome shotgun sequence genome, one window contains:
- the LOC18609631 gene encoding cleavage and polyadenylation specificity factor subunit 6 isoform X1 encodes MSAYRDVATVVTNPMRVLGRDNANAGYLSDSHKTQSQKGFLFIGGGYMDAMAEEQIDFGDEEYGGAQKMQYQGSGAIPALADEEMMGEDDEYDDLYNDVNVGEGFLQLQRSEAPPQPGGMGSTGLQAQKNEAPEPRGEAGGSQGLNIPGVSVQGKHLNVTARYPEQDGQPAVSRPEMGSGSYPSGTSISQKGRVMEGTQDTQVKNMGFQGLSSASHKVGIDPSGVPQKIANVPAQSLNSGTGGPQGAPHVPPNQMGLNVNHPMISENQVRPPIENGPTMLFVGELHWWTTDAELESVLSQYGRVKEIKFFDERASGKSKGYCQVEFYDPASAAACKEGMDGYMFNGRACVVAFASPQTLKQMGASYMNKNQGQSQAQPQGRRPNDGLGRGGNMNYQSGDAGRNYGRGGWGRGGQGVVNRSGVGGPMRGRGGVGVKNMVGSSAGVGNGANGGAAYGQGPAGPPFGGPAGGMMHPQGMMGAGFDPTYMGRGGSYGGFPGPGFPGMLPSFPAVNTLGLAGVAPHVNPAFFGRGMAPNGMGMMGGPGMDGPHVGMWTDTSMGGWGGDEHGRRTRESSYGGEDGASEYGYGDANHEKGRSSGASREKERVSDREWSGNSDRRHRDEKERDWDRSEREHREHRYREEKDSYREHRHRERDLDYDDDLDRGQSSSRSRRRSHAMPEEQRRSRSRDVDYGKRRRLPSE; translated from the exons atgagtgcctatcgggacgtcgcgacggttgtcacgaaCCCGATGagagttctgggtcgtgacaatgcAAATGCAGGATATTTATCTGATTCACACAAAACTCAATCCCAGAAAGGTTTCTTATTCATAGGTGGAG GTTATATGGATGCAATGGCTGAAGAACAAATAGATTTTGGAGATGAGGAGTATGGAGGGGCACAAAAGATGCAGTATCAGGGAAGTGGAGCCATCCCTGCTCTTGCAGATGAAGAGATGATGGGGGAAGATGATGAATATGATGATCTCTACAATGATGTTAATGTTGGAGAAGGCTTTCTTCAGTTGCAACGATCTGAGGCACCACCACAACCAGGTGGTATGGGCAGTACTGGACTTCAAGCTCAGAAAAATGAGGCTCCTGAACCGAGAGGTGAAGCTGGGGGTTCACAAGGGCTAAACATTCCAGGAGTTTCAGTTCAAGGGAAGCACCTCAATGTTACTGCCCGGTATCCTGAGCAGGATGGGCAGCCAGCTGTTAGCAGACCAGAAATGGGATCTGGGAGTTATCCATCTGGGACTTCTATTTCACAGAAGGGACGTGTTATGGAGGGGACCCAAGATACCCAAGTGAAAAATATGGGTTTTCAAGGATTGAGTTCGGCATCCCACAAGGTTGGGATTGATCCTTCTGGTGTGCCTCAAAAGATTGCCAATGTCCCTGCTCAATCTCTAAATTCAGGTACTGGTGGACCTCAAGGTGCTCCACATGTTCCACCTAATCAAATGGGTTTGAATGTTAATCATCCTATGATAAGCGAAAATCAGGTTCGGCCACCTATAGAGAATGGTCCGACCATGCTGTTTGTTGGAGAACTACATTGGTGGACAACTGATGCAGAGCTTGAGAGTGTTTTATCTCAATATGGAAGGGTGAAGGAGATTAAGTTCTTTGATGAGAGAGCTAGTGGTAAATCCAAAGGGTATTGTCAAGTTGAGTTCTATGATCCAGCTTCTGCTGCTGCATGCAAAGAGGGAATGGATGGTTATATGTTCAATGGGAGAGCTTGTGTtgtggcttttgcttcaccaCAGACATTGAAGCAGATGGGAGCTTCCTATATGAACAAAAACCAAGGCCAGTCTCAAGCACAGCCTCAAGGCAGGAGGCCAAATGATGGTCTGGGGAGAGGTGGTAATATGAATTACCAAAGTGGAGATGCAGGGAGGAACTATGGAAGGGGTGGCTGGGGACGGGGTGGTCAAGGAGTAGTCAACCGATCTGGGGTGGGAGGACCAATGAGAGGAAGGGGAGGTGTAGGTGTGAAGAACATGGTTGGGAGCTCTGCTGGAGTTGGAAATGGTGCTAATGGTGGAGCGGCCTATGGACAAGGACCAGCAGGTCCTCCATTTGGTGGTCCAGCTGGTGGCATGATGCATCCACAGGGCATGATGGGAGCTGGGTTTGATCCAACATATATGGGTCGAGGAGGCAGTTATGGAGGTTTTCCAGGGCCTGGTTTTCCTGGCATGCTTCCTTCATTTCCAGCTGTTAATACATTGGGACTTGCTGGTGTAGCTCCTCATGTCAATCCTGCTTTCTTTGGCCGTGGAATGGCACCTAATGGAATGGGAATGATGGGTGGACCTGGAATGGATGGACCTCATGTGGGAATGTGGACTGACACAAGCATGGGTGGGTGGGGAGGAGATGAACATGGTCGCAGGACTAGAGAGTCTAGTTATGGTGGTGAAGATGGTGCTTCAGAGTATGGTTATGGAGATGCAAATCATGAAAAAGGAAGGTCGAGTGGTGCCTCTCGGGAAAAAGAGCGGGTTTCTGATCGTGAGTGGTCAGGCAACTCTGATAGGAGGCATCGTGATGAGAAGGAACGGGACTGGGACAGGTCTGAGAGGGAGCATAGAGAACACCGCTATAGGGAAGAAAAAGACAGTTACAGAGAGCATCGACATCGAGAACGTGACTTGGATTATGATGATGACTTGGATAGGGGACAATCTTCTTCAAGATCTCGGAGAAGGTCCCATGCAATGCCAGAAGAACAGCGCAGGTCTCGATCAAGGGATGTGGACTATGGGAAGAGGAGACGCCTGCCATCAGAATGA
- the LOC18609631 gene encoding cleavage and polyadenylation specificity factor subunit 6 isoform X2 — protein MTKKKSYMDAMAEEQIDFGDEEYGGAQKMQYQGSGAIPALADEEMMGEDDEYDDLYNDVNVGEGFLQLQRSEAPPQPGGMGSTGLQAQKNEAPEPRGEAGGSQGLNIPGVSVQGKHLNVTARYPEQDGQPAVSRPEMGSGSYPSGTSISQKGRVMEGTQDTQVKNMGFQGLSSASHKVGIDPSGVPQKIANVPAQSLNSGTGGPQGAPHVPPNQMGLNVNHPMISENQVRPPIENGPTMLFVGELHWWTTDAELESVLSQYGRVKEIKFFDERASGKSKGYCQVEFYDPASAAACKEGMDGYMFNGRACVVAFASPQTLKQMGASYMNKNQGQSQAQPQGRRPNDGLGRGGNMNYQSGDAGRNYGRGGWGRGGQGVVNRSGVGGPMRGRGGVGVKNMVGSSAGVGNGANGGAAYGQGPAGPPFGGPAGGMMHPQGMMGAGFDPTYMGRGGSYGGFPGPGFPGMLPSFPAVNTLGLAGVAPHVNPAFFGRGMAPNGMGMMGGPGMDGPHVGMWTDTSMGGWGGDEHGRRTRESSYGGEDGASEYGYGDANHEKGRSSGASREKERVSDREWSGNSDRRHRDEKERDWDRSEREHREHRYREEKDSYREHRHRERDLDYDDDLDRGQSSSRSRRRSHAMPEEQRRSRSRDVDYGKRRRLPSE, from the exons ATGACAAAGAAGAAGA GTTATATGGATGCAATGGCTGAAGAACAAATAGATTTTGGAGATGAGGAGTATGGAGGGGCACAAAAGATGCAGTATCAGGGAAGTGGAGCCATCCCTGCTCTTGCAGATGAAGAGATGATGGGGGAAGATGATGAATATGATGATCTCTACAATGATGTTAATGTTGGAGAAGGCTTTCTTCAGTTGCAACGATCTGAGGCACCACCACAACCAGGTGGTATGGGCAGTACTGGACTTCAAGCTCAGAAAAATGAGGCTCCTGAACCGAGAGGTGAAGCTGGGGGTTCACAAGGGCTAAACATTCCAGGAGTTTCAGTTCAAGGGAAGCACCTCAATGTTACTGCCCGGTATCCTGAGCAGGATGGGCAGCCAGCTGTTAGCAGACCAGAAATGGGATCTGGGAGTTATCCATCTGGGACTTCTATTTCACAGAAGGGACGTGTTATGGAGGGGACCCAAGATACCCAAGTGAAAAATATGGGTTTTCAAGGATTGAGTTCGGCATCCCACAAGGTTGGGATTGATCCTTCTGGTGTGCCTCAAAAGATTGCCAATGTCCCTGCTCAATCTCTAAATTCAGGTACTGGTGGACCTCAAGGTGCTCCACATGTTCCACCTAATCAAATGGGTTTGAATGTTAATCATCCTATGATAAGCGAAAATCAGGTTCGGCCACCTATAGAGAATGGTCCGACCATGCTGTTTGTTGGAGAACTACATTGGTGGACAACTGATGCAGAGCTTGAGAGTGTTTTATCTCAATATGGAAGGGTGAAGGAGATTAAGTTCTTTGATGAGAGAGCTAGTGGTAAATCCAAAGGGTATTGTCAAGTTGAGTTCTATGATCCAGCTTCTGCTGCTGCATGCAAAGAGGGAATGGATGGTTATATGTTCAATGGGAGAGCTTGTGTtgtggcttttgcttcaccaCAGACATTGAAGCAGATGGGAGCTTCCTATATGAACAAAAACCAAGGCCAGTCTCAAGCACAGCCTCAAGGCAGGAGGCCAAATGATGGTCTGGGGAGAGGTGGTAATATGAATTACCAAAGTGGAGATGCAGGGAGGAACTATGGAAGGGGTGGCTGGGGACGGGGTGGTCAAGGAGTAGTCAACCGATCTGGGGTGGGAGGACCAATGAGAGGAAGGGGAGGTGTAGGTGTGAAGAACATGGTTGGGAGCTCTGCTGGAGTTGGAAATGGTGCTAATGGTGGAGCGGCCTATGGACAAGGACCAGCAGGTCCTCCATTTGGTGGTCCAGCTGGTGGCATGATGCATCCACAGGGCATGATGGGAGCTGGGTTTGATCCAACATATATGGGTCGAGGAGGCAGTTATGGAGGTTTTCCAGGGCCTGGTTTTCCTGGCATGCTTCCTTCATTTCCAGCTGTTAATACATTGGGACTTGCTGGTGTAGCTCCTCATGTCAATCCTGCTTTCTTTGGCCGTGGAATGGCACCTAATGGAATGGGAATGATGGGTGGACCTGGAATGGATGGACCTCATGTGGGAATGTGGACTGACACAAGCATGGGTGGGTGGGGAGGAGATGAACATGGTCGCAGGACTAGAGAGTCTAGTTATGGTGGTGAAGATGGTGCTTCAGAGTATGGTTATGGAGATGCAAATCATGAAAAAGGAAGGTCGAGTGGTGCCTCTCGGGAAAAAGAGCGGGTTTCTGATCGTGAGTGGTCAGGCAACTCTGATAGGAGGCATCGTGATGAGAAGGAACGGGACTGGGACAGGTCTGAGAGGGAGCATAGAGAACACCGCTATAGGGAAGAAAAAGACAGTTACAGAGAGCATCGACATCGAGAACGTGACTTGGATTATGATGATGACTTGGATAGGGGACAATCTTCTTCAAGATCTCGGAGAAGGTCCCATGCAATGCCAGAAGAACAGCGCAGGTCTCGATCAAGGGATGTGGACTATGGGAAGAGGAGACGCCTGCCATCAGAATGA
- the LOC18609631 gene encoding cleavage and polyadenylation specificity factor subunit 6 isoform X3 — MDAMAEEQIDFGDEEYGGAQKMQYQGSGAIPALADEEMMGEDDEYDDLYNDVNVGEGFLQLQRSEAPPQPGGMGSTGLQAQKNEAPEPRGEAGGSQGLNIPGVSVQGKHLNVTARYPEQDGQPAVSRPEMGSGSYPSGTSISQKGRVMEGTQDTQVKNMGFQGLSSASHKVGIDPSGVPQKIANVPAQSLNSGTGGPQGAPHVPPNQMGLNVNHPMISENQVRPPIENGPTMLFVGELHWWTTDAELESVLSQYGRVKEIKFFDERASGKSKGYCQVEFYDPASAAACKEGMDGYMFNGRACVVAFASPQTLKQMGASYMNKNQGQSQAQPQGRRPNDGLGRGGNMNYQSGDAGRNYGRGGWGRGGQGVVNRSGVGGPMRGRGGVGVKNMVGSSAGVGNGANGGAAYGQGPAGPPFGGPAGGMMHPQGMMGAGFDPTYMGRGGSYGGFPGPGFPGMLPSFPAVNTLGLAGVAPHVNPAFFGRGMAPNGMGMMGGPGMDGPHVGMWTDTSMGGWGGDEHGRRTRESSYGGEDGASEYGYGDANHEKGRSSGASREKERVSDREWSGNSDRRHRDEKERDWDRSEREHREHRYREEKDSYREHRHRERDLDYDDDLDRGQSSSRSRRRSHAMPEEQRRSRSRDVDYGKRRRLPSE; from the coding sequence ATGGATGCAATGGCTGAAGAACAAATAGATTTTGGAGATGAGGAGTATGGAGGGGCACAAAAGATGCAGTATCAGGGAAGTGGAGCCATCCCTGCTCTTGCAGATGAAGAGATGATGGGGGAAGATGATGAATATGATGATCTCTACAATGATGTTAATGTTGGAGAAGGCTTTCTTCAGTTGCAACGATCTGAGGCACCACCACAACCAGGTGGTATGGGCAGTACTGGACTTCAAGCTCAGAAAAATGAGGCTCCTGAACCGAGAGGTGAAGCTGGGGGTTCACAAGGGCTAAACATTCCAGGAGTTTCAGTTCAAGGGAAGCACCTCAATGTTACTGCCCGGTATCCTGAGCAGGATGGGCAGCCAGCTGTTAGCAGACCAGAAATGGGATCTGGGAGTTATCCATCTGGGACTTCTATTTCACAGAAGGGACGTGTTATGGAGGGGACCCAAGATACCCAAGTGAAAAATATGGGTTTTCAAGGATTGAGTTCGGCATCCCACAAGGTTGGGATTGATCCTTCTGGTGTGCCTCAAAAGATTGCCAATGTCCCTGCTCAATCTCTAAATTCAGGTACTGGTGGACCTCAAGGTGCTCCACATGTTCCACCTAATCAAATGGGTTTGAATGTTAATCATCCTATGATAAGCGAAAATCAGGTTCGGCCACCTATAGAGAATGGTCCGACCATGCTGTTTGTTGGAGAACTACATTGGTGGACAACTGATGCAGAGCTTGAGAGTGTTTTATCTCAATATGGAAGGGTGAAGGAGATTAAGTTCTTTGATGAGAGAGCTAGTGGTAAATCCAAAGGGTATTGTCAAGTTGAGTTCTATGATCCAGCTTCTGCTGCTGCATGCAAAGAGGGAATGGATGGTTATATGTTCAATGGGAGAGCTTGTGTtgtggcttttgcttcaccaCAGACATTGAAGCAGATGGGAGCTTCCTATATGAACAAAAACCAAGGCCAGTCTCAAGCACAGCCTCAAGGCAGGAGGCCAAATGATGGTCTGGGGAGAGGTGGTAATATGAATTACCAAAGTGGAGATGCAGGGAGGAACTATGGAAGGGGTGGCTGGGGACGGGGTGGTCAAGGAGTAGTCAACCGATCTGGGGTGGGAGGACCAATGAGAGGAAGGGGAGGTGTAGGTGTGAAGAACATGGTTGGGAGCTCTGCTGGAGTTGGAAATGGTGCTAATGGTGGAGCGGCCTATGGACAAGGACCAGCAGGTCCTCCATTTGGTGGTCCAGCTGGTGGCATGATGCATCCACAGGGCATGATGGGAGCTGGGTTTGATCCAACATATATGGGTCGAGGAGGCAGTTATGGAGGTTTTCCAGGGCCTGGTTTTCCTGGCATGCTTCCTTCATTTCCAGCTGTTAATACATTGGGACTTGCTGGTGTAGCTCCTCATGTCAATCCTGCTTTCTTTGGCCGTGGAATGGCACCTAATGGAATGGGAATGATGGGTGGACCTGGAATGGATGGACCTCATGTGGGAATGTGGACTGACACAAGCATGGGTGGGTGGGGAGGAGATGAACATGGTCGCAGGACTAGAGAGTCTAGTTATGGTGGTGAAGATGGTGCTTCAGAGTATGGTTATGGAGATGCAAATCATGAAAAAGGAAGGTCGAGTGGTGCCTCTCGGGAAAAAGAGCGGGTTTCTGATCGTGAGTGGTCAGGCAACTCTGATAGGAGGCATCGTGATGAGAAGGAACGGGACTGGGACAGGTCTGAGAGGGAGCATAGAGAACACCGCTATAGGGAAGAAAAAGACAGTTACAGAGAGCATCGACATCGAGAACGTGACTTGGATTATGATGATGACTTGGATAGGGGACAATCTTCTTCAAGATCTCGGAGAAGGTCCCATGCAATGCCAGAAGAACAGCGCAGGTCTCGATCAAGGGATGTGGACTATGGGAAGAGGAGACGCCTGCCATCAGAATGA